The following coding sequences are from one Cenarchaeum symbiosum A window:
- a CDS encoding riboflavin synthase alpha chain (COG0307): protein MFTGIIEGTGRVAGVARPARRSALRMTVDLGPYAKGLKQGQSVALNGVCLTVTERTGVKCHFEIIDETARRTDLGSLRRGSIVNIERSLRAGGSLDGHFVLGHIDGVGTIRSIQEKKGEIVMQVEIPSPLAKQVVEKGSIAIDGISLTVTKIRKNRVTISLIPHTIEMTNLGSRHTGDRVNIETDILAKYAARKP, encoded by the coding sequence ATGTTCACCGGGATAATAGAGGGGACCGGCAGGGTCGCGGGTGTGGCCAGGCCGGCGCGCCGCAGCGCGCTGAGGATGACCGTCGATCTTGGGCCCTACGCAAAGGGGCTAAAGCAGGGCCAGAGCGTGGCGCTCAACGGCGTCTGCCTGACGGTAACGGAGAGGACGGGCGTAAAATGCCACTTTGAGATAATAGACGAGACTGCCAGGAGGACCGACCTTGGGAGCCTCCGGAGGGGCAGCATAGTCAACATAGAGAGGAGCCTCCGGGCCGGGGGCAGCCTCGACGGCCACTTTGTCCTCGGGCACATAGACGGGGTAGGCACGATAAGGTCGATCCAGGAGAAAAAGGGCGAGATAGTCATGCAGGTAGAGATACCCTCCCCCCTTGCAAAACAGGTGGTCGAGAAGGGATCTATCGCCATAGACGGGATCAGCCTGACCGTGACGAAAATACGGAAAAACCGCGTGACCATCTCGCTGATCCCGCATACCATCGAGATGACCAATCTTGGGTCCAGGCATACAGGCGACAGGGTGAACATAGAGACCGACATACTCGCGAAATACGCGGCGCGAAAACCCTGA